In a single window of the Tellurirhabdus bombi genome:
- a CDS encoding amidophosphoribosyltransferase translates to MSDAIKHECGIALIRLRKPYQYYIDKYGTPLYGSNKLYLLMEKQVNRGQDGAGVANIKIDVPPGHRYISRYRSVESQPVADIFGKISKKFKKALKKNKDKALDGQWLQENVAFTGEVWLGHLRYGTHGANDIENCHPMLRQNNWRSRNLVVAGNFNMTNVDTLFDKLVSLGQHPKDKVDTVTVMEKIGHFLDEENQRVFDRFKGIYENPDLSDIIEDNMDFQRVLHRSCRDFDGGYAMAGMTGHGSAFVARDPAGIRPAYYYADDEVVVVASEKPAIKTAFNIDYSQIQEIKPGHALIVDKYGEYDEYQFVEPIEKRSCSFERIYFSRATDPDIYNERKMLGKLLIPQILQEIDYDLENTVFSYIPNTAETAFFGMVEGIEEYLSQQRKRAIMEGGLNSEELDRLLSFRPRIEKLVAKDVKLRTFITNDAHRNDMVSHVYDTTFEVIKKGVDNVVVIDDSIVRGTTLEKSILKMLDRLGPKKVVIVSSAPQIRFPDCYGIDMSKMKEFVAFRATQQLLKERGLENRVDEVYAQCVAAIESGNAANENYVKALYDPFTHEDISQKVAEIVTPKGMNADVSVIFQTVENLRRACPNHTGDWYFTGNYPTPGGNKVVNKAFVNFVEGKVVRAY, encoded by the coding sequence ATGAGCGACGCGATTAAGCATGAGTGCGGCATTGCTCTCATTCGGCTCCGCAAACCGTATCAATATTACATCGATAAATACGGAACCCCCCTCTACGGTAGTAACAAGCTATACCTACTAATGGAAAAACAAGTGAACCGGGGCCAGGATGGAGCCGGGGTCGCTAATATAAAAATCGACGTGCCACCGGGACACCGCTACATTAGTCGATACCGTTCAGTAGAAAGCCAACCTGTGGCCGATATTTTCGGCAAAATCAGCAAGAAATTCAAGAAAGCGCTTAAGAAAAACAAAGACAAAGCCTTGGACGGCCAGTGGCTACAGGAAAATGTAGCATTCACGGGCGAAGTCTGGCTGGGTCACCTGCGTTACGGTACGCACGGCGCTAACGATATTGAAAACTGTCACCCTATGCTTCGTCAGAACAACTGGCGTAGCCGGAACCTGGTTGTGGCGGGGAACTTCAACATGACCAATGTTGACACCCTGTTCGATAAACTCGTTTCGCTGGGCCAGCACCCGAAAGACAAGGTGGATACGGTGACGGTTATGGAGAAGATCGGGCACTTCCTGGACGAAGAAAACCAGCGCGTGTTTGACCGCTTCAAAGGTATTTACGAGAATCCTGACCTGTCCGACATCATTGAGGATAACATGGATTTTCAACGTGTTCTGCACCGCTCCTGCCGCGATTTCGACGGCGGTTACGCCATGGCGGGCATGACTGGTCACGGCTCAGCGTTTGTCGCCCGCGATCCGGCGGGTATCCGCCCTGCCTACTACTATGCTGACGATGAGGTAGTTGTGGTAGCGTCGGAAAAGCCAGCCATCAAAACGGCATTCAACATCGATTATAGCCAGATTCAGGAAATCAAACCGGGCCACGCCCTGATTGTTGATAAGTACGGCGAATACGATGAATACCAGTTTGTCGAACCGATTGAGAAACGTTCGTGTAGCTTCGAGCGTATTTATTTCTCCCGCGCTACTGATCCAGATATTTACAACGAGCGGAAAATGCTGGGTAAACTGCTGATCCCGCAAATCCTGCAAGAAATTGATTACGATCTGGAGAATACCGTTTTCTCATACATCCCGAATACCGCCGAGACAGCTTTCTTTGGCATGGTGGAAGGAATTGAGGAGTATCTCTCCCAGCAACGGAAACGGGCTATTATGGAAGGTGGCCTGAACAGCGAAGAACTTGACCGGCTGTTGTCTTTCCGGCCTCGTATCGAAAAGCTGGTTGCCAAGGATGTCAAGCTCCGTACCTTCATCACGAACGATGCTCACCGCAACGACATGGTGTCGCACGTATACGATACCACTTTTGAGGTCATCAAGAAAGGGGTTGACAATGTAGTTGTCATCGACGATTCGATTGTTCGGGGTACTACCTTGGAAAAGAGCATTCTGAAAATGCTGGATCGCCTCGGTCCTAAGAAAGTGGTCATTGTCTCTTCAGCGCCGCAGATTCGCTTCCCGGATTGTTACGGCATCGATATGTCAAAGATGAAGGAGTTTGTGGCTTTCCGGGCAACGCAGCAATTGCTGAAAGAACGAGGTCTGGAAAACCGGGTTGACGAAGTATATGCGCAATGTGTAGCCGCCATTGAATCGGGTAATGCTGCGAATGAAAACTACGTTAAAGCCCTGTACGATCCGTTTACGCACGAAGACATCTCGCAGAAAGTGGCTGAAATTGTGACGCCTAAAGGCATGAATGCCGACGTTTCAGTGATCTTCCAAACGGTTGAAAACTTACGCCGTGCTTGTCCGAACCATACGGGAGACTGGTATTTCACGGGTAATTACCCAACGCCCGGTGGCAACAAGGTAGTTAATAAAGCGTTTGTCAATTTTGTGGAAGGCAAAGTAGTGCGGGCTTATTAA
- a CDS encoding NADH-quinone oxidoreductase subunit N codes for MQLADQLHIILRSLSGFRPEVFLISAIALVVVADLVWLRRNPVTHQRILFSLSIGAVLIAGALVFDQFQRENGFLFDTLLYLDNQAVFFKLIVTLATLIALVHAWVLPSKSTPLDWLPILLSLLLGLYLMTMSVNLLMVYLSIEVVSISSYLLTALSASRKASEGGIKYLLFGAVSSAIMLYGISLLYGLTGTLDLSSSLMEVELAKNTAYVVYVAGFLTIAGILFKLSLVPFHIWTPDVYEAAPTPIVSFFSVAPKAAALLVLMRLLTALPADFQTPMAVISLASITLGNLSALWQTDAKRLLAYSTIAHAGFLLVGLVAFNEVGFEATTFYVATYLFINMAAFVLLDLLAQPQKGELQLQDLQGLGSQYPLLSLALTVVAIALTGLPPTVGFTAKLLVFSALWEAFQQTGNSWLVALFAIGLLNAVVSLFYYLKLPFLLYFRARISDNTASEAVLITPVSHRSGTILALLLTIPILLFFFQPNWLARWIASF; via the coding sequence TTGCAACTTGCTGACCAGCTCCATATTATTCTTCGTAGCTTATCCGGCTTTCGCCCCGAAGTCTTTCTGATTAGCGCTATTGCCTTGGTTGTTGTCGCCGATTTGGTTTGGCTGCGCCGGAATCCAGTTACCCACCAACGTATTTTGTTTAGTCTGAGTATAGGTGCCGTTTTGATCGCTGGTGCTTTGGTCTTCGACCAGTTTCAACGAGAGAACGGATTTTTGTTTGATACCCTGCTCTACCTGGATAATCAGGCGGTTTTCTTCAAGCTCATCGTTACGTTGGCTACCCTGATCGCTCTGGTTCACGCCTGGGTTTTGCCCTCGAAAAGTACCCCGCTCGATTGGCTCCCGATTTTGCTCTCGCTGCTACTTGGTCTTTATTTAATGACCATGTCAGTTAATTTACTGATGGTTTATTTAAGTATCGAAGTAGTTTCCATTAGTTCCTATTTGCTTACTGCGCTGTCTGCCAGCCGGAAAGCGTCGGAGGGCGGTATAAAATACCTTTTGTTTGGGGCCGTGAGTTCGGCTATTATGCTTTACGGCATCTCCCTGCTCTACGGGCTAACCGGCACCCTCGATCTAAGCAGCTCCCTCATGGAAGTCGAACTGGCGAAAAATACGGCTTACGTAGTTTATGTGGCAGGTTTCCTGACCATTGCAGGAATCTTGTTTAAGCTTTCACTGGTGCCTTTTCATATCTGGACACCGGACGTTTACGAAGCAGCCCCTACCCCTATCGTCTCGTTTTTTTCTGTAGCACCCAAAGCAGCGGCCTTACTGGTCCTGATGCGATTACTTACCGCTTTGCCCGCTGACTTTCAGACGCCAATGGCGGTTATTTCGCTGGCTAGTATTACGTTAGGGAATTTATCGGCGCTTTGGCAAACTGACGCTAAACGTCTGCTCGCGTATTCAACCATTGCCCACGCCGGTTTTCTGCTGGTTGGTCTGGTAGCCTTCAACGAGGTTGGTTTTGAAGCAACTACGTTTTATGTAGCGACTTACTTGTTCATCAATATGGCTGCTTTTGTGCTTCTTGATTTGTTAGCCCAGCCGCAAAAGGGTGAGTTGCAATTGCAGGATTTACAAGGACTTGGCTCCCAATACCCGCTCCTAAGCCTTGCTCTGACCGTTGTTGCCATTGCTTTGACCGGTCTTCCCCCCACGGTTGGCTTTACGGCAAAGCTGCTGGTTTTTTCGGCCCTCTGGGAAGCCTTCCAGCAGACGGGCAATAGCTGGCTGGTTGCCTTGTTTGCCATTGGGTTATTAAACGCCGTTGTTTCGTTATTCTATTACCTGAAACTTCCTTTCCTTCTGTATTTCCGGGCACGTATTTCGGATAATACTGCGAGTGAAGCCGTTTTAATTACCCCGGTTTCCCACCGCTCAGGCACTATTTTGGCGCTTTTATTAACGATTCCAATTCTGCTCTTTTTCTTTCAGCCCAATTGGCTAGCCCGTTGGATCGCTTCCTTCTAA
- a CDS encoding TerC family protein, giving the protein MEQLFSAESLVSLLTLTFLEIVLGIDNIIFISIAANKLAAGDQPKARNIGLVLAMIFRVALLFGISVLISLSKPFAHLNLGWLDAAPTGQSIILFIGGLFLLYKATSEIHHKLEGDGDEEDIDKPGTKAGATVGSVVTQIAVINVVFSIDSILTAVGLTQNITVMIVAVVLSVLIMMFFAGPVGKFVNEHPSIQMLGLAFLIMIGFMLIAEGAHLAEVVLLDAHIGAVPKGYLYFAIAFSLLVEFLNMRLRKKKQPVQLRGYEQRANQEGLI; this is encoded by the coding sequence ATGGAACAATTATTCTCAGCCGAGTCACTCGTCAGCTTACTAACCCTGACCTTTCTGGAGATTGTACTAGGCATTGACAACATTATTTTTATTTCCATTGCGGCCAACAAACTGGCCGCGGGCGATCAACCCAAAGCGCGGAACATCGGTTTGGTTTTGGCCATGATTTTTCGTGTTGCTCTGTTGTTTGGAATTTCAGTCTTGATTTCGCTCAGCAAGCCATTTGCTCACCTGAACTTGGGCTGGCTCGACGCTGCCCCAACGGGCCAAAGCATTATTCTGTTTATTGGCGGGCTGTTTCTTCTTTACAAGGCAACCTCTGAAATCCACCACAAGCTGGAAGGGGACGGTGACGAAGAGGACATCGACAAACCTGGCACCAAAGCAGGGGCTACCGTCGGCAGCGTTGTCACACAAATTGCCGTCATCAACGTCGTCTTTTCCATCGACTCTATTCTTACCGCCGTTGGCCTGACGCAAAACATAACGGTGATGATTGTTGCCGTTGTTTTATCGGTATTAATTATGATGTTTTTTGCGGGACCAGTTGGCAAATTTGTGAACGAACACCCTAGTATTCAGATGTTAGGATTGGCGTTTCTGATCATGATTGGTTTCATGCTCATTGCGGAAGGCGCTCACCTGGCCGAGGTTGTATTGCTTGATGCGCACATCGGTGCCGTACCAAAGGGATATTTGTATTTTGCCATTGCCTTCTCCCTGCTGGTAGAATTCCTGAATATGCGCCTGCGGAAGAAAAAACAGCCGGTTCAGCTCCGTGGATACGAACAAAGAGCAAATCAGGAAGGACTTATTTAA
- a CDS encoding glucose 1-dehydrogenase: MKLLENKVALITGAGSGIGKAIAHLFAAEAACVLLTDIYPETLEAVVLEIGQNSEVVSSLVADISHEKDIDQLFDEVLKRWGRLDILVNNAGVMDDFTPVADVSNALWNQVIGVNLTGPFYSCRKAIPIMLKQGAGVILNVASIGGLYGGRAGAAYTASKHGLIGLTKNIGYQYAPKGIRCNAIAPGGVSTNIMQNARVNPFGFERMSAGAANNIRTAQAAEIAELALFLASDKASFLNGTTVTADGGWTAY; this comes from the coding sequence ATGAAATTATTAGAAAATAAAGTAGCGCTCATAACCGGGGCAGGTTCTGGAATTGGAAAAGCCATTGCCCACTTGTTTGCTGCCGAAGCTGCCTGTGTTCTCTTAACGGATATTTACCCGGAAACCCTTGAAGCCGTAGTTCTGGAAATTGGACAAAACAGCGAAGTTGTAAGCAGTCTAGTCGCTGATATTTCTCACGAAAAGGATATCGACCAACTCTTTGATGAAGTCCTAAAACGCTGGGGTAGACTGGATATTCTGGTGAATAACGCGGGCGTGATGGACGATTTTACCCCCGTTGCCGATGTCAGCAACGCTCTTTGGAACCAGGTTATAGGGGTTAATCTGACTGGTCCTTTTTACAGTTGCCGCAAAGCCATTCCGATTATGTTGAAGCAAGGTGCCGGGGTTATCCTCAACGTAGCTTCCATCGGTGGACTATACGGCGGTCGGGCTGGGGCAGCGTATACAGCTTCGAAACACGGGTTGATCGGTTTAACCAAAAACATTGGTTACCAGTATGCGCCGAAAGGAATTCGCTGCAACGCCATTGCACCTGGTGGCGTAAGTACCAACATCATGCAGAATGCCCGTGTCAACCCATTCGGTTTTGAACGAATGAGTGCTGGCGCAGCCAACAACATTCGCACGGCACAAGCGGCTGAAATTGCAGAACTCGCCTTGTTTTTAGCTTCCGATAAAGCCAGTTTTCTCAATGGCACCACCGTTACTGCCGATGGTGGGTGGACTGCTTATTGA
- a CDS encoding ABC transporter permease, with translation MLQNYIKIAWRNLIRNRAFAAINITGLAIGLATCLLISLFVLDEISFDRFHEKANRIVRVVFRGTVQGGKMNESHVMPPVARTLQANYPEVEQATRLRQGGMPHYLVGNKLFNEESMAFADSNLFEVFSFPLLRGDSKTALTQPNTVVLTKSTALKLFGRDDVLGQTILTKGGNTPLTVTGVMDEIPANSHFHFDVFTSMASLPEAQSPSWMTSEFFTYLVLPEGYSYKQLEVKLPQMVRKYMGPQIETAFGMDYAQFQKKGNDIGLFLQPLTDIHLHSDSPYDLEAAGNIQYVYLFGAVAVFILLIASINFMNLSTAGASRRAKEVGIRKVMGSVRLELAFQFLIESLLLTAIAMLVALALVYAALPLFNDLSGKTLVFSFVDVPWLLPGLLLFGLLVGLLAGSYPAFFLASFKPVAVLKGRFNSGKNSIGLRSGLVVFQFFISVMLMVGTTVVYQQLDYIQNKKLGYDKDQVLVLSNTWALGQKEEVFRDLLLQDPRVINVSHSGYLPAGPSNNNNFFVYPDNNATQLVKTLRYDVDYNYIPTLGMEVVAGRNFSKSFGTDSTAVIINETAAKTFGWNGHALNRTITRPNSEGTKTTYQVVGVVKDFHFRSLHERITPLVMVLGKNPGTLIAKVKTRDIAGLLASVKKQWVGFKTDQPFSYSFLNERFMKTYESEQKIGQILGIFSGLTIFVACLGLLGLAIFTAERRKKEIGVRKVLGASVGSIVGLLSKEFVRLVLIAIALASPIAWYAMDKWLQAFEYKINVAWWMFALAGSLAIAVALLTISFQSIKAALTDPVRSLRAE, from the coding sequence ATGCTTCAAAATTACATCAAAATTGCCTGGCGAAACCTGATTCGCAACCGCGCCTTTGCCGCCATTAATATTACTGGGCTGGCTATCGGCCTGGCAACTTGTTTGCTAATTAGCTTATTTGTGCTAGATGAAATAAGCTTCGACCGATTCCACGAAAAAGCAAACCGCATTGTTCGCGTTGTTTTCCGAGGGACGGTGCAGGGCGGCAAAATGAATGAATCGCACGTAATGCCTCCCGTTGCCCGAACGCTCCAAGCCAATTATCCCGAGGTTGAGCAAGCCACGCGGCTTCGCCAGGGCGGGATGCCGCACTATCTCGTCGGTAATAAGCTTTTCAACGAGGAAAGCATGGCTTTTGCCGACTCTAACCTGTTTGAGGTATTCAGTTTTCCGCTGCTTCGGGGCGATTCAAAAACGGCATTGACCCAACCCAATACGGTTGTTCTTACAAAATCGACGGCGCTGAAGCTGTTCGGGCGGGACGATGTGCTGGGGCAAACCATCCTCACCAAAGGAGGCAATACGCCGCTGACCGTGACGGGCGTCATGGATGAAATCCCCGCAAATTCGCACTTTCATTTTGACGTTTTTACCTCAATGGCGAGTTTACCCGAGGCCCAATCTCCCTCCTGGATGACGTCTGAATTTTTCACCTATCTGGTCCTGCCCGAAGGTTACAGTTACAAACAACTGGAAGTCAAATTGCCGCAGATGGTCAGGAAGTACATGGGTCCGCAGATTGAGACAGCTTTTGGCATGGACTACGCGCAATTCCAAAAAAAAGGCAATGACATTGGATTATTTCTGCAACCGCTAACTGATATTCACCTCCACTCTGATTCGCCTTATGACCTGGAAGCTGCCGGTAACATTCAGTATGTCTACCTGTTTGGGGCTGTTGCGGTGTTTATCCTGCTGATTGCCAGCATTAATTTTATGAACCTGTCAACCGCCGGGGCGTCCAGGCGCGCCAAAGAAGTGGGCATCCGCAAGGTGATGGGTTCGGTACGGCTGGAACTGGCTTTTCAATTCCTGATCGAATCGCTGCTCCTAACGGCCATCGCCATGCTCGTAGCCCTGGCACTGGTTTATGCAGCCCTGCCACTTTTCAATGATTTATCCGGTAAAACGCTGGTATTTAGCTTTGTAGATGTACCCTGGCTGCTGCCTGGTTTGTTGCTATTCGGTTTGTTGGTTGGGCTGCTGGCGGGTAGTTATCCGGCGTTTTTTCTGGCCTCGTTTAAGCCCGTTGCAGTCTTGAAAGGACGTTTTAATTCCGGCAAAAATAGCATTGGCCTGCGAAGTGGTCTGGTTGTTTTTCAATTTTTCATTTCGGTCATGCTGATGGTAGGTACTACGGTTGTTTATCAGCAACTTGACTATATTCAGAACAAAAAACTTGGCTACGACAAAGACCAGGTTCTGGTGCTATCGAATACGTGGGCGCTGGGCCAGAAAGAAGAGGTTTTCCGCGATTTGCTCTTGCAGGATCCTCGCGTGATCAATGTAAGCCATTCAGGGTATTTGCCCGCTGGACCGAGTAATAACAATAACTTTTTTGTCTATCCCGACAACAACGCTACGCAGTTGGTCAAAACGCTGCGTTACGACGTTGATTACAATTACATTCCTACTCTGGGCATGGAAGTCGTTGCGGGCCGGAATTTCTCCAAATCCTTCGGAACCGATTCAACGGCGGTAATTATCAACGAAACGGCGGCCAAAACATTCGGCTGGAACGGCCATGCGCTGAACCGCACCATTACTCGCCCTAATAGCGAAGGCACGAAAACAACTTACCAGGTTGTTGGCGTCGTGAAGGATTTTCACTTTCGGTCGTTGCACGAACGGATTACGCCCCTGGTTATGGTGCTAGGCAAAAACCCCGGAACGCTGATCGCCAAAGTCAAAACCCGCGACATTGCTGGGTTACTGGCTTCGGTCAAAAAACAATGGGTGGGTTTTAAAACTGACCAGCCTTTCTCCTACTCTTTTCTGAATGAGCGGTTTATGAAAACCTACGAATCCGAACAGAAAATTGGTCAGATTCTGGGAATCTTCTCCGGCCTGACGATTTTCGTGGCCTGTCTCGGTCTGCTGGGATTAGCGATCTTTACTGCCGAACGCCGCAAAAAAGAAATTGGCGTTCGCAAAGTTCTGGGGGCTTCCGTGGGCAGCATTGTGGGCTTGCTTTCCAAAGAATTCGTCAGATTGGTCCTGATTGCCATTGCGCTGGCCTCGCCTATCGCCTGGTATGCAATGGATAAGTGGTTACAGGCATTTGAATACAAAATTAACGTTGCCTGGTGGATGTTTGCCCTGGCTGGTTCCCTGGCTATTGCCGTGGCTCTGCTAACCATTAGCTTTCAGTCCATTAAAGCCGCCCTTACCGACCCGGTGAGAAGTCTACGCGCGGAGTAA
- the kaiC gene encoding circadian clock protein KaiC produces MSETVANKDKSSLPALPKTQTGISGLDEITGGGLPKGRPTLICGGTGCGKTLFSIEFIVRGATEFDEPGVFVAFEEKAEEIAANVASLGFDLNQLQEKQRIKLEYVHVDASEIEETGDYDLDGLFIRLGYAIDSIGAKRVVLDTIENLFANLTNQSIIRSELRRLFTWLKDKGVTTIITGEKGEGTLTRNGLEEYVSDCVILLDHRISNKISTRLFRIVKYRGSVHGTNEYPFLIDEDGISVLPVTSLTLDHNVTDERVSSGIPALDRMLGGKGFFKGSSILVSGTAGTGKTSLAASFAHSICQRQQRCLYFAFEESSQQITRNMRSIGIDLQAHVDQNLLRFHASRPTLNGLEMHLLTIHKLIKEFKPHAVVIDPMTNLITVGAISEVRSMLIRLIDFLQTEQITLLLTALSLNTLVNEQTDEGVSSLVDAWLLVKDIEHNGERNRGLYVIKSRGMRHSNQIREFVISDKGLDLVDVYLGPEGVLTGSAREAQQLQQVAGVELRGHAVSRKDREIDRKRLVLESKIASLREEFESVQEELNKTFVDEELRNEILERNREQMIRNRHNEL; encoded by the coding sequence ATGAGCGAGACCGTAGCTAACAAGGATAAATCGTCACTTCCGGCATTGCCTAAAACTCAAACTGGTATTTCGGGACTCGATGAAATTACGGGCGGTGGGTTACCCAAAGGGCGTCCTACCTTGATTTGCGGCGGGACTGGCTGCGGAAAAACGCTGTTCTCCATCGAATTTATTGTACGGGGGGCCACTGAATTTGACGAACCCGGCGTCTTCGTTGCTTTTGAAGAAAAAGCTGAAGAGATAGCGGCGAACGTGGCGTCACTTGGCTTTGATTTAAACCAGCTTCAAGAGAAACAACGCATTAAGCTTGAATATGTTCATGTTGATGCGAGCGAAATTGAAGAAACTGGAGACTACGACCTAGATGGATTATTCATCCGCCTGGGCTACGCCATTGACAGCATTGGTGCGAAGCGAGTTGTACTCGATACCATTGAAAACCTATTTGCCAACTTAACCAACCAGAGCATTATACGGAGTGAACTCCGACGCTTGTTTACCTGGCTGAAAGACAAAGGCGTTACGACCATAATTACCGGTGAGAAAGGCGAAGGAACCCTAACGCGAAACGGACTGGAAGAATACGTTTCAGACTGTGTTATCCTACTCGACCACCGCATTAGCAATAAAATTTCGACCCGGCTTTTCCGCATTGTCAAGTACCGGGGTTCGGTACACGGCACCAATGAATATCCTTTTCTGATTGATGAAGATGGAATATCGGTCTTGCCGGTCACCTCGTTAACGCTGGACCATAACGTAACCGACGAACGCGTTTCGTCTGGCATTCCGGCTCTGGACAGGATGCTAGGCGGTAAAGGCTTTTTCAAAGGAAGCAGCATTCTGGTTTCGGGCACGGCGGGGACGGGTAAAACGAGTCTGGCGGCCAGCTTTGCGCATTCTATTTGCCAGCGTCAGCAACGGTGCCTGTATTTTGCCTTTGAAGAATCATCCCAGCAGATTACGCGGAACATGCGTTCCATCGGCATTGATTTGCAAGCGCATGTGGACCAGAATTTGCTTCGCTTCCACGCATCCCGCCCGACGCTAAACGGCTTGGAGATGCACCTGCTAACCATTCACAAGCTTATAAAGGAGTTCAAGCCGCACGCGGTCGTTATTGACCCGATGACAAACTTGATTACGGTGGGTGCTATAAGCGAAGTTCGTTCGATGCTCATACGCCTGATTGACTTCCTGCAAACCGAGCAGATTACGCTGCTTTTAACGGCTTTGTCCTTGAATACGCTGGTGAATGAGCAAACGGATGAAGGCGTTTCATCACTGGTGGACGCCTGGTTGCTGGTCAAAGATATTGAGCACAACGGCGAGCGAAATCGGGGACTTTACGTGATTAAGTCGCGGGGGATGAGACACTCGAACCAAATTCGTGAGTTTGTCATTAGCGACAAAGGGCTGGATCTGGTGGATGTGTACTTAGGACCGGAGGGCGTCCTGACGGGCTCGGCTCGGGAAGCACAGCAGTTGCAGCAGGTAGCGGGGGTTGAATTGCGGGGTCATGCCGTTAGTCGCAAAGACCGGGAGATCGATCGCAAGCGGTTGGTGCTGGAATCCAAAATTGCCAGCTTGCGGGAAGAGTTTGAGTCGGTCCAGGAAGAGCTAAACAAAACCTTCGTGGACGAAGAGCTGCGCAACGAAATTTTAGAACGCAACCGGGAACAGATGATCCGCAACCGGCACAATGAATTATAG
- a CDS encoding circadian clock KaiB family protein translates to MDDLEEKEAIWELRLYIAGKTTKSVTALNNLKRYCEQHLKDRYVIEVIDLLVKPQLAAGDQILAVPTLVKKVPEPIRKIIGDLSNEEKVLVGLDIRSTQK, encoded by the coding sequence ATGGACGACTTAGAAGAAAAAGAAGCTATATGGGAGCTGCGACTCTATATTGCTGGTAAAACAACCAAATCGGTTACCGCTCTAAACAACTTAAAGAGATATTGCGAGCAACATTTAAAAGATCGTTATGTTATTGAAGTAATCGATCTTTTGGTAAAACCCCAGTTGGCTGCTGGTGACCAGATCCTGGCTGTTCCGACATTAGTTAAAAAGGTTCCAGAGCCGATTCGCAAGATCATCGGCGATTTATCCAATGAAGAAAAGGTGTTGGTTGGCTTAGACATCCGGTCCACTCAAAAATAA
- a CDS encoding circadian clock KaiB family protein, producing the protein MEPSDISQGNLDDDLEPYVLRLFVVGASPNSARAITNIKQICDMYLSGRYSLEIIDVHQQGQLASEEQLIALPLLVKYSPHPRRRLIGDMSDTKRVLTGLGLYADGTS; encoded by the coding sequence ATGGAGCCATCAGATATATCGCAGGGAAATCTAGATGATGATCTAGAACCGTATGTATTACGTTTGTTTGTGGTAGGAGCCTCGCCTAATTCGGCCCGGGCAATCACCAACATTAAACAAATATGCGATATGTATCTGAGTGGGCGCTATTCATTGGAAATTATTGATGTCCACCAGCAGGGGCAGCTGGCCAGTGAGGAACAATTGATTGCCCTGCCTTTATTGGTAAAATATTCTCCCCACCCCCGGCGTCGGTTGATTGGTGACATGTCTGATACAAAACGGGTTCTAACTGGATTAGGCTTATACGCGGATGGAACCAGCTAA